GCTCAGTGGCCCCGCCGCGTCAGGGCTGTGTGACAGGTCGAAGACCACGGAACAGCGCCACCTCAACCCGCCCGGCCTGCGACCAACGTTTCCCGCAGGGCCGACTGCATCCCATACGGTCCGGACGGCGCCGTACGGTCCGGGACTCGGGCTCGCGCAGCACAGGCCGCTCGGTCGCGATCGGGGCAGGGGCCGGGCGACGGGTCCCAGCTCAGTCATGCCGGGCGGTCGGCCCATCGGCCGGCTCGGTACTGAGCTGGGTGGTCGCCGGCCGTGGCAGCAGCGGGCTCACGAAGAGGCGCCAGGCTTGCGGAGTCACTGTGACGTCGGCGGGCCGAGCCCGCACGCAGCCCGTCACCGGTTCCGTCTCATGCGCCGGGGAAGACCCCACCGCAGACCGAGACCTCCATGTCGCGCACAAAGCCGTACATCACGCCGACACCCGCGCCGCCCCCTCCGACGCGACCCGGCCGGCCACCACCCGTCGCCGCCGTACCGGAATGCCCATCGTCGGGTTGGCGACGCCCCAGGCCGCGCCCTTGCAGATCAGCTCCTTGTAACGGGCCGCGAAGCGGCCGGTCAGGGCGTGGTCCACAGAGCGGTCGTCGGCGGTGACGAACTGGATCAGGCCCTCCTTGCGGCCGAGAGAGATGCACTGGTTGAAGTAGCGCAGCAGGGCGTTCGGGAGCTTGCCGCCGGTCAGGCGGGCGGCGATGGAGTCGGCGGCCTGCCAGGCCATAGGGGTGCCAGAGGCGCAGGACATGCGCAGCGGCTTGTCACCGGCGCCCAGTGCGTGGCCGGCGTCGCCGATCACGTACACGTCCGGGTGCGAGATCGAGCGCATCGTCGCGTCGACCACTATGCGCCCGGTGTCCGCTAGTTCGAGGCTGGTGGCCGCGGCCAGCGGGTGCACCGTGAAGCCCGTGGTCCATACGGTGACGGCAGCCGGGAGGGTCCGGCCGTCCGCGGTCGTGACCTGGTCCGCCTCGACCGCGGTCACCGCGGCGTTCTCGTACACCGTGATGCCGAGCCTGTCGATGACCTTGCGCAGGTGCGCGCGACCCTTCGGGGAGAGCCAGTCGCCCAGTCCGGCGCGCGTGACGAGGTTGATGTCGAGGTCCGGGCGGGCCTCGGCCACCTCCGTCGAGAACTCCAGGCCGGTCAGGCCGCCGCCCACGACGAGGACCGCCTCGCCCTCGGCGAGCCGGCTCAGGCGCTCGCGGAGCCGGAGCGCGCCGGGGCGGCTCGCGATCTGGTGGGCGTGCTCGGCGACACCGGGGACGTCGTTGTCGTCGGCTCCGCTGCCGAGGGCGTAGACGAGGGTGTCGTACGGCAGTTCCGCCCTCCCCTCGGCGCCCTGCACCGCGACGGTCTTGCGGTCCACGTCGATCGACGTGACCTTCGCGATCTTCAGCTCGACTCCCGTGCCCGCGAACATCTCGCGCAGCGGGCGCGGCTTCAGCTCCTGGCCCACAGCCAACTGGTGCATCCGGACCCGCTCGACGAAGTCGGGCTCTGCGTTGACGAGGGTGATGGCGACGTCCTCACGACGCAGCCGCTTGGCGAGTCGGCCTGCCGCGATCGCGCCGGAGTAGCCGGCGCCGAGGACGATGATGCGATGCTGCATTTTCCTGCTCCTGTCTGCGCGGGTCCGGTGCCTTCTGGCCCGGTCACGCCCCTTGAACCGGG
This portion of the Streptomyces canus genome encodes:
- a CDS encoding NAD(P)/FAD-dependent oxidoreductase, whose translation is MQHRIIVLGAGYSGAIAAGRLAKRLRREDVAITLVNAEPDFVERVRMHQLAVGQELKPRPLREMFAGTGVELKIAKVTSIDVDRKTVAVQGAEGRAELPYDTLVYALGSGADDNDVPGVAEHAHQIASRPGALRLRERLSRLAEGEAVLVVGGGLTGLEFSTEVAEARPDLDINLVTRAGLGDWLSPKGRAHLRKVIDRLGITVYENAAVTAVEADQVTTADGRTLPAAVTVWTTGFTVHPLAAATSLELADTGRIVVDATMRSISHPDVYVIGDAGHALGAGDKPLRMSCASGTPMAWQAADSIAARLTGGKLPNALLRYFNQCISLGRKEGLIQFVTADDRSVDHALTGRFAARYKELICKGAAWGVANPTMGIPVRRRRVVAGRVASEGAARVSA